A window of the Cryptococcus neoformans var. neoformans B-3501A chromosome 9, whole genome shotgun sequence genome harbors these coding sequences:
- a CDS encoding hypothetical protein (HMMPfam hit to Kinesin, Kinesin motor domain, score: 424.2, E(): 1.5e-124): protein MSLSPNKSTLSRQPSSPSLAVGLPPALPESNIMAPSTTSPSKLPKSRIHRGDVESTESSDAEEDVRNHTKTPKRKVINTEPVSMSSSNKAKKRETLAERLAAAAVGNIKVKVKSSSSVNDGLKASNSASTLTTASASTSAMVQTPPAQARTSMMIPSTMPAQRTSRPSSGSNSSDKVVVCVRIKPTQSSFSSMAYEITSTSLTLSDNHPKVKQRGGKAGREDTYTYTFDKLLEYPSKTPELYVDKVAPLIDKAMNGFNSTVFAYGQTGSGKSFTMTGIPTELGIIPCAVDGVFDAITEEPDRAFLLRVSYIEIYNETLRDLLNFKKGPLRDDEKPSIHTSKGKVYVEPLVEEIVSTPEDVMELLEKGNAQRRIGATDWNERSSRSHCVFTIVIESRPRDGDGDEDIRLSRLNLIDLAGSEKAVSDSERRGEGKHINQSLLALREVINKLTEKTKASHIPYRNSKLTHLLENALGGDSNICVICTLSAEEEHCGETLETLKFAGRCSQVKTNAKKNILPASERALIRAKDQEIEELRARLTGLTNSRPSKMEPDTDQVTDLAESVAAMEARKAKLTAQLAKLNSEILTSELPRHSSTIMGVPMSPPKPKRRRISDFSAIMSTGSDRIGLGMGTPKKVDRRAVSGLTRVQEEEDAPGIMGRLSAIGDNGVPNFDHDIALATLRKSLRQKEEELSLANRNLASALSRASQLSERDERIAALSSELSTTLKSLSALQATLRTTETDLRDRNSQLETTRADLVATIEDKATKIDELEEKVLELRKSREELAIEDEGRLQEVQKQLDMAVKDKQEIEQRVKLLEDEAAARKKAEEGEKDARREVESIKSQLEVLQKEHASIYSSAQNASTRFAEYETSISTLTAQINDLLSAKLSRETALEELRNEHAETKKQRDRAAEDLENFQKEAMANETKVLGELREEIGNLRRLREDEKAVWDRSKAEMEASIETLKQGEAKSKARLVEALKTLEDAAQANRSLEKKLSYEAEGRRTAQEERDQAFEKLKEAAGVANAQLEHEITTRHELETQLAFLKEQLDSQRAAVEALTRNLDTERQSAKELARQLDITQKEMETQESRIEKAVDERKDVERRLSEMESALEAGEKEWRVRIEDEAHKRREAEEKLNELEKLREVGTSAETELQMKLDVEAKAREELEQRLKGVEKRHTSFKALENDLRKQLEAQVTSRENVESKLQEITLFWESENAQLRQQLQSAVSRRQEVEEDLTALQHQHDTITTSEAGLRKILEVESTARRVAEKKIIQLGRQREASSSEAASLQKKLGDEQMAREELERRLQDTEGRLQSEMEELRVKDEAEFKNKQEAERKFTELIEKQCISETANQDMQKRVEAEIVAQQIANDNVSALKEKLEAASSTEQRLHQRLSEESVSQAQLREQLEVAALTEQRLRQLLEAESASRQAAEKELSEVFASSKTDSEKQKDLGAELAEHRTANQKLTSLEAAHTELQAQFKAHKTASEAAQKDAKAEYSKEVNTLRKELLVLRESLSTAKAEASDAKTEADAHREKVTKLAKDVVELEARHKENKTLSSSTSVSARLRTLSTPGPWVNSGEMGDASIKGMKARELKGTTAGFGAGERESSMARLHVGHKDEIERLEKVVEVQKGIIDEQRMKIERWSKEMEKQREIVRLLTNDTTSTSLSPSSPLPPNRFRGKSHSISHSPTESPATATPAKGFPSTFTARNLALPTTPTPLPMHSSQFSNASVRKGRRVTIEHDIDLLIESNKVNRAKAIFETPDKGSKQGPASPTREPLRVNQATWSIPRQRRP from the exons ATGTCTCTATCTCCCAACAAATCAACACTTTCACGACAACCATCTTCCCCGTCTCTCGCAGTAGGTCTACCGCCGGCTCTCCCGGAGAGCAATATCATGGCTCCCTCCACCACATCGCCTAGCAAGCTACCCAAGTCAAGAATACACAGGGGAGACGTAGAATCCACAGAGAGCAGCGAcgcagaagaagacgtcAGAAACCACACTAAAACGCCCAAGAGAAAGGTCATTAACACTGAACCAGTGTCAATGTCGAGTAGCAACAAAGCAAAGAAGCGAGAGACACTGGCAGAGAGGCTGGCTGCGGCTGCCGTGGGGAATATCAAGGTCAAAGTCAAAAGCAGTTCTAGTGTGAATGATGGCCTCAAAGCGTCAAATAGCGCTTCAACTTTGACTACCGCCAGTGCAAGCACCTCCGCTATGGTCCAAACCCCACCTGCACAGGCTAGAACATCTATGATGATACCTAGTACGATGCCTGCTCAGAGAACTTCTCGTCCTTCATCAGGATCCAATTCCTCTGACAAGGTTGTCGTTTGTGTGAG AATAAAGCCCACCCAAAGTTCATTCAGCTCTATGGCCTACGAGATCACATCGACATCACTTACATTGTCTGACAATCACCCAAAGGTTAAACaacgaggaggaaaagctggaagagaggatacTTATACATACACATTTG ACAAACTCCTTGAATATCCTTCGAAAACACCAGAACTTTATGTTGACAAAGTTGCGCCTTTAATTGATAAGGCAATGAATGGTTTCAACAGTACAGTCTTTGCTTATGGTCAAACTGGAAGTGGAAAATCTTTCACAATG ACTGGCATACCGACAGAACTTGGTATAATTCCATGTGCCGTCGATGGCGTCTTTGACGCCATTACTGAG GAACCCGACCGAGCATTCTTATTGCGGGTGTCATATATTGAAATCTACAATGAGACACTTCGAGATCTATTAAACTTCAAAAAGGGACCTCTGAGGGACGATGAAAAGCCGTCAATCCATACCTCAAAAGGCAAGGTCTACGTCGAACCTCTGGTAGAGGAGATCGTCTCTACTCCCGAAGATGTCATGGAACTTTTAGAGAAAGGCAatgcacaaagaaggattGGTGCCACAGATTGG AATGAGCGATCATCACGATCACACTGCGTTTTCACTATTGTAATAGAGTCTAGACCAAGAGATGGTGACGGCGATGAGGACATCAGATTGTCGCGTTTG AATCTTATTGACTTAGCCGGTTCTGAAAAAGCTGTCTCAGATTCGGAGAGGCGTGGTGAAGGAAAACATATCAATCAAAG TCTCTTAGCGCTGCGTGAGGTAATCAACAAGCTCACAGAAAAGACCAAAGCTTC ACATATCCCTTACCGTAACTCTAAACTGACGCATCTCTTGGAGAATGCCCTCGGAGGTGACTCCAACATCTGTGTGATCTGCAC ACTGTCAGCTGAGGAAGAACATTGCGGTGAGACTCTGGAGACTCTTAAGTTCGCTGGTCGATGTTCCCAAGTGAAGACAAACGCCAAGAAGAACATT CTTCCTGCTTCTGAGCGAGCTTTGATTCGAGCGAAAGATCAAGAAATTGAGGAATTAAGGGCTAGGCTTACGGGTCTTACCAATAGCAGACCGAGCAAAATGGAACCTGACACTGATCAAGTTACCGAT TTGGCCGAATCTGTGGCCGCCATGGAGGCTCGAAAGGCAAAACTGACCGCTCAGCTGGCTAAACTCAATTCTGAAATCCTTACTTCTGAACTTCCTCGACAttcctccaccatcatGGGTGTCCCTATGTCACCTCCCAAGCCCAAACGCAGAAGAATTAGCGACTTTTCTGCAATAATGTCAACTGGTTCAGACCGGATAGGCTTGGGGATGGGCACTCCCAAGAAGGTGGACAGAAGAGCAGTTAGTGGGTTGACGAGGgttcaagaagaggaagatgcgCCAGGAATCATGGGAAGACTGTCTGCCATCGGTGACAATGGCGTACCA AATTTTGACCACGATATTGCGTTGGCAACATTGAGAAAAAGTCTAaggcagaaggaagaagagctttcTCTTGCCAACCGGAATCTTGCATCTGCCTTGTCCCGAGCCTCTCAATTGTCAGAGAGAGACGAACGTATTGCGGCCCTCAGCAGCGAATTATCCACCACCCTCAAATCTCTTTCCGCATTGCAAGCCACGCTTCGGACTACCGAAACTGACCTTCGAGATCGCAATTCACAACTTGAAACTACTCGAGCTGATCTAGTAGCTACAATCGAAGATAAGGCCACCAAGATTGATGAGCTCGAAGAAAAAGTCTTGGAGCTACGAAAGAGCCGAGAAGAGTTGGCcattgaagatgaaggaaggttGCAGGAAGTACAGAAGCAGTTGGACATGGCAGTGAAGGATAAACAGGAAATTGAGCAAAGAGTCAAGCTATTGGAAGACGAAGCTGCAGCTCGAAAAAAGGCCGAAGAGGGGGAGAAAGATGCCAGGAGAGAAGTGGAaagcatcaaatctcaatTAGAAGTTCTCCAAAAGGAGCATGCCAGTATCTATTCTTCAGCACAGAATGCCTCGACGAGATTTGCGGAGTACGAAACTTCTATCTCGACTCTTACAGCACAGATCAACGATTTGCTCTCTGCCAAATTGTCTCGCGAAACAGCATTGGAAGAACTCCGGAATGAACACGCCGAAACAAAAAAGCAACGTGATCGGGCGGCCGAAGATCTGGAAAACTTCCAGAAGGAAGCTATGGCAAACGAGACAAAAGTTCTGGGAGAGCTaagagaggagattggGAACCTGAGGAGGCTCagggaggatgaaaaagcGGTCTGGGACAGAAGCAAGGCTGAAATGGAAGCAAGTATTGAGACCTTGAAGCAAGGTGAGGCCAAATCAAAGGCTCGTCTTGTAGAAGCCCTTAAAACGCTCGAGGATGCAGCTCAAGCCAATCGAtcattggagaagaagttatCTTACGAGGCTGAAGGGCGTCGTACTGcgcaagaagaaagagatcaAGCCTTCGAAAAGCTCAAGGAAGCTGCTGGAGTGGCCAACGCTCAGTTAGAACACGAAATTACCACTCGACATGAGCTCGAAACCCAGCTCGCATTCCTCAAAGAACAGCTCGATTCCCAGCGGGCTGCTGTTGAGGCGCTCACTCGAAATCTGGACACCGAACGGCAATCAGCCAAGGAGCTTGCAAGGCAACTCGACATTACCcaaaaagagatggaaacTCAAGAGTCAAGAATCGAGAAGGCCGTGGACGAGCGCAAAGATGTTGAAAGACGTCTAAGTGAGATGGAAAGTGCTCTGGAAgcgggagaaaaggaatggAGGGTCAGGATAGAAGACGAAGCCCataagaggagagaagcagaagagaaaCTGAATGAATTGGAGAAGTTGCGAGAAGTTGGAACTTCTGCAGAAACGGAGCTGCAAATGAAACTAGATGTGGAGGCAAAAGCCAgggaagagcttgagcaaAGATTGAAGGGCGTGGAGAAAAGGCACACGTCTTTCAAAGCTCTAGAGAATGATCTGCGGAAGCAGCTCGAGGCCCAGGTCACCAGTAGGGAGAACGTTGAAAGCAAGCTCCAAGAAATCACGTTATTTTGGGAATCTGAAAATGCGCAACTCCGTCAACAGCTTCAGTCCGCCGTCAGTCGCCGTCAAGAGGTCGAAGAGGACCTTACCGCACTTCAACATCAGCATGACACCATAACCACCTCTGAAGCTGGGCTGCGCAAGATACTCGAGGTGGAATCGACTGCTCGTAGGGTTGCGGAAAAGAAAATCATTCAACTGGGTCGTCAGCGTGAAGCGTCAAGCTCTGAGGCGGCAAGCCTTCAAAAGAAGCTCGGCGATGAACAAATGGCTAGAGAAGAACTCGAGAGAAGGCTACAAGACACGGAGGGTCGTTTGCAGagtgagatggaagagctgcGAGTCAAAGATGAGGCAGAGTTCAAGAACAAGCAAGAGGCGGAAAGGAAGTTTACCGAGCTGATTGAGAAGCAGTGTATCAGTGAGACCGCCAATCAAGATATGCAGAAGCGCGTCGAAGCAGAGATCGTTGCTCAACAAATAGCCAACGACAACGTCTCCGCATTGAAAGAAAAGCTAGAGGCGGCTTCCTCAACTGAGCAACGGCTCCACCAACGTCTCAGCGAGGAATCAGTTTCTCAGGCTCAATTGCGTGAGCAGCTTGAAGTGGCTGCTTTGACGGAACAACGACTACGGCAACTTCTTGAGGCAGAGTCTGCCTCCCGGCAAgctgcggagaaggaacTGAGTGAAGTCTTTGCCTCCTCAAAGACCGATTCTGAGAAACAGAAAGACCTCGGGGCGGAACTGGCCGAACATCGGACGGCTAATCAAAAGCTTACCTCTCTTGAAGCCGCTCATACCGAGTTGCAAGCTCAATTCAAGGCCCACAAAACCGCTTCAGAGGCTGCGCAGAAGGACGCTAAAGCCGAGTATTCCAAGGAGGTGAATACCCTCAGGAAAGAGTTGCTCGTCCTTCGGGAGTCTTTAAGCACGGCAAAGGCTGAAGCGAGTGACGCCAAAACTGAGGCCGACGCACATCGCGAAAAAGTCACTAAGCTTGCCAAAGATGTTGTCGAGCTAGAAGCCCGCCATAAGGAGAATAAAACACTTTCTTCGTCAACTTCTGTCTCCGCTCGACTCCGCACACTTTCCACCCCAGGTCCTTGGGTCAATAGTGGAGAGATGGGTGATGCTTCGATTAAAGGCATGAAGGCAAGAGAACTCAAGGGCACAACCGCTGGATTTGGTgcaggagagagagaaagctCTATGGCCAGACTGCATGTTGGGCAtaaggatgagattgagagattggagaaggtggtAGAGGTGCAGAAGGGAATCATCGACGAGCAACGAATGAAGATTGAAAGGTGGTCCAAG gagatggagaagcagCGTGAGATTGTGCGATTACTCACGAACGACACAACCAGTACCTCGTTgtctccctcttctcccctcccGCCCAACAGATTTCGAGGAAAATCAcattccatctcccactCCCCCACCGAATCTCCTGCCACCGCAACACCTGCCAAGGGCTTCCCCTCAACGTTCACCGCTCGTAACTTGGCTCTTCCCACTACTCCCACTCCGTTGCCCATGCACTCCAGCCAATTTAGCAATGCGTCTgtgaggaaaggaaggagggtaaCCATAGAGCACGACATTGATCTTTTGATTG AATCAAACAAAGTCAACAGAGCAAAAGCAATATTCGAAACGCCCGACAAGGGAAGCAAGCAAGGGCCCGCGTCCCCCACAAGGGAGCCTCTCAGAGTGAATCAGGCAACTTGGTCTATCCCCAGACAGCGCAGGCCTTAA